Part of the Spirochaetia bacterium 38H-sp genome, TATAAACACTTTGATAATATTTCTGGCAGGTATAATCATACTCAAGCTGCTCACACTTATTTTGAGAAAAACACTGTTTAGGAAATTATCGGATCACAGCAAGATGCTTGTAACAAAGTTTATATTCTATGCAGGGGTCATAATACTTTTTTTTATAGGATTACAAAACCTTGGAGTTAGTCCTGCAACATTGTTGGGAGCTGCGGGGATAACAGGAATAGCTCTTGGTTTTGCTTCTCAGACGAGTATGTCCAACCTCATAAGCGGGCTTTTCTTGTTGTCAGAAAGGCCTTTTAGTATAGGCGATCTTATCAAGGTGGGAGACACAACTGGTTTTGTCATATCCGTAGATCTTTTGTCAGTAAAAGTAAGAACTTTTGATAATAAGTATATACGGATTCCCTCGGAAAAGCTAATCAATCAGGAGATGGCTAATATTACTTATTATCCTATAAGAAGACTGGATATAGATTTGTCTGTCGCATATAAAGAAGATATAAGACGTGTTTTTGAAATTTTAAAGGAGATAGCAGAGAAGAATCCTTATTGTCTTGACCAGCCAGAACCTCTTATCGTGTTTAAGGGGTTTGGAACATCCGGGATAGATATATTTATGGGTGTGTGGTTTATAAAAACAGATTATCTTAAGCTTAAGAATTCCATAATGATAGAAATAAAAGAACGTTTTGAAGAAGAGAATATAGAGTTTCCTTTTCCGCATATTACTCTCTACACCGGTTCTAACACAGCTGCATTTCCTGTAGAGATAAGCGAAAAAAAATCCTCTAAGTCATAATTCTTTTTTTGA contains:
- a CDS encoding mechanosensitive ion channel family protein — protein: MDVIKKIIESLSQGRILPYINTLIIFLAGIIILKLLTLILRKTLFRKLSDHSKMLVTKFIFYAGVIILFFIGLQNLGVSPATLLGAAGITGIALGFASQTSMSNLISGLFLLSERPFSIGDLIKVGDTTGFVISVDLLSVKVRTFDNKYIRIPSEKLINQEMANITYYPIRRLDIDLSVAYKEDIRRVFEILKEIAEKNPYCLDQPEPLIVFKGFGTSGIDIFMGVWFIKTDYLKLKNSIMIEIKERFEEENIEFPFPHITLYTGSNTAAFPVEISEKKSSKS